One Pararhizobium sp. IMCC3301 DNA segment encodes these proteins:
- a CDS encoding OsmC family protein: MSVEHIQNSVKDVIAYLNENPQDALSNDPPITAVMEDGLRCRATDEDGNTIVTDMPQAIGGGGSAPSPGWLSRAALATCDATRIALHAAQSGVTLDTLEVTTDSVSDDRGLLGLDKSVRAGPLSLRTRVTIGAAGVDQKILREIVDFAVAHSPVADGCRRETPSKVEVRIA; the protein is encoded by the coding sequence ATGTCTGTCGAACACATCCAGAATTCAGTTAAAGATGTTATCGCCTACTTGAATGAAAACCCGCAAGACGCGCTGAGCAACGACCCTCCGATCACTGCGGTTATGGAAGATGGCCTGCGCTGCCGGGCCACCGACGAGGACGGCAACACGATCGTAACCGACATGCCCCAAGCCATCGGAGGCGGCGGTTCGGCGCCGTCACCGGGCTGGCTGTCACGCGCAGCTCTGGCAACCTGTGACGCCACCAGAATAGCGTTGCATGCTGCACAGTCAGGGGTAACGCTGGACACGCTTGAAGTCACAACCGACAGCGTTTCTGACGACCGGGGCTTGCTCGGCCTGGACAAATCGGTTCGTGCCGGCCCTCTGAGCTTGCGAACCCGCGTTACTATTGGTGCTGCGGGAGTGGACCAAAAAATTCTGCGTGAGATTGTTGATTTCGCGGTGGCGCATTCCCCGGTCGCTGACGGCTGTCGCCGTGAAACGCCTTCAAAGGTAGAAGTCAGGATTGCCTGA
- a CDS encoding LysR family transcriptional regulator, whose product MCSTDILFSLYEVLFPFKASQMLVCLHKQCARIVRAEAGFRLPVCRVQAFFTCQNGRTGSRFWELEKNRQPFCKNAHGGGNRMQWDDARIFLTVAREGSISSAAKRLGVQHSTVSRRIRALEQKLATPLVERKASGYVLTEAGEELKQSASRIENELLFSIRLAVKPKTSRGSCGSQQLPTWHRLC is encoded by the coding sequence ATGTGTTCGACAGACATCTTATTCTCCCTTTATGAAGTCCTGTTCCCCTTCAAGGCGTCGCAGATGCTTGTATGTCTGCACAAGCAATGCGCGAGGATTGTTCGCGCTGAAGCTGGATTTCGTTTGCCAGTGTGCAGAGTTCAGGCCTTTTTTACTTGCCAAAATGGTCGCACCGGATCACGTTTTTGGGAATTGGAGAAAAATCGACAGCCGTTTTGCAAAAATGCACATGGCGGGGGAAACCGGATGCAATGGGATGATGCGCGCATATTTCTGACCGTAGCCCGTGAGGGTTCAATCAGCAGTGCGGCCAAGCGGTTGGGCGTGCAGCATTCCACCGTTTCGCGCCGTATTCGCGCGTTAGAGCAAAAACTGGCGACGCCTTTGGTTGAACGCAAGGCATCCGGCTATGTCCTGACCGAGGCCGGAGAAGAATTGAAACAATCCGCCAGCCGGATCGAGAACGAGCTGTTGTTCTCGATCCGGCTGGCGGTCAAGCCGAAGACGTCGCGGGGGAGTTGCGGGTCACAGCAATTGCCAACATGGCATCGACTGTGCTGA
- a CDS encoding substrate-binding domain-containing protein encodes MASTVLMPYFARFSAAYPRIELSVQVTNDSVRLSEREADVAIRQTNEPLETLIGTRLTTVASAVYGARDYCAAVKSGRAAEKWIGVDCCEYHRAWTKQAWPQAEHEFYVDETSLTLGALKQGLGVGFLPCFLGDSDPELARFREPEKQHELGLWLLYHRDLRNTKRVTLFREHMQREIKQAAALFEGAAPASN; translated from the coding sequence ATGGCATCGACTGTGCTGATGCCGTATTTTGCGCGGTTCAGTGCCGCATACCCAAGGATCGAACTGAGCGTTCAGGTCACCAATGATTCCGTGCGCCTGTCAGAGCGCGAGGCCGATGTGGCAATCCGGCAGACCAACGAACCGCTGGAAACCTTAATCGGTACGCGCCTGACAACCGTTGCTTCGGCCGTCTATGGCGCGCGCGATTACTGTGCGGCGGTCAAATCGGGTCGGGCGGCGGAAAAATGGATTGGAGTTGATTGCTGCGAATATCACAGAGCCTGGACCAAGCAGGCCTGGCCGCAAGCTGAACACGAATTCTACGTCGACGAAACCTCGCTGACACTTGGGGCGTTGAAACAAGGGCTGGGTGTCGGTTTTCTGCCCTGCTTTCTGGGTGACAGCGACCCCGAGCTGGCGCGGTTTCGCGAACCTGAAAAGCAACATGAACTTGGGCTATGGCTGTTGTATCACCGTGATCTGCGCAACACCAAACGCGTGACACTGTTTCGCGAGCATATGCAGCGTGAGATCAAACAAGCCGCCGCGCTGTTCGAAGGCGCGGCACCAGCGTCGAACTAG
- a CDS encoding Lrp/AsnC family transcriptional regulator has translation MSHAIDRPLDPFDRTILGELARDARQSYADIGQSVGLSAPAVHERVKKLKASGTITGTSIAIDGAAIGKPFLAFVHVDANGWGKSERMMKLRAFPEVEELHSVTGDTCVIMKIRTENADAMEKFLAQLYALPGVRGTKSYVVLTTYLDRPVQAEITKDWPDIPLPLE, from the coding sequence ATGAGCCATGCAATTGACCGCCCCCTGGACCCTTTTGACCGAACAATATTAGGCGAGTTGGCGCGCGATGCCCGTCAGAGTTACGCCGACATTGGTCAATCCGTAGGGCTTTCAGCTCCAGCAGTGCACGAACGGGTCAAGAAGCTGAAAGCATCCGGTACCATCACAGGTACATCGATTGCCATTGATGGCGCGGCGATTGGCAAGCCCTTTCTGGCCTTTGTGCATGTTGACGCAAATGGTTGGGGCAAGAGCGAACGGATGATGAAACTACGCGCTTTTCCAGAAGTGGAGGAACTGCATTCGGTGACAGGCGATACCTGCGTGATCATGAAAATCAGAACGGAAAATGCCGATGCGATGGAAAAGTTCCTCGCCCAGCTTTATGCCCTGCCCGGCGTGCGTGGAACAAAGAGCTATGTCGTTCTGACGACTTATCTCGATCGCCCCGTTCAGGCAGAAATCACAAAAGATTGGCCGGACATACCTCTGCCGCTTGAATAG
- a CDS encoding LysE family translocator, with amino-acid sequence MTLEIFAIFLVTTAVVVFSPGAAAIAVASQGAANGGRKALAGAVGIAAANVVYFVLSATGIASLIIASGTAFMIIKWVGVGYLIWLGLNAFFSPGGAIQIRRNQSPSSTRRLFSQGFIIEFANPKALLYFSAILPQFIDANAPILLQILIMGATTLVIDLISYTCYAFLGDFLTRGGLKRWVIGAVNKSAGAALLFAAFRMASVSATR; translated from the coding sequence ATGACGTTAGAAATTTTTGCAATTTTTCTGGTAACCACGGCCGTCGTCGTCTTTTCACCCGGCGCAGCAGCCATTGCCGTTGCTTCACAAGGAGCCGCAAACGGAGGGCGAAAAGCCCTGGCCGGAGCCGTTGGAATTGCTGCAGCCAACGTTGTCTATTTTGTGTTATCGGCCACTGGTATTGCCTCACTCATCATCGCTTCCGGCACAGCTTTCATGATCATCAAGTGGGTCGGCGTTGGGTATCTGATCTGGTTGGGCCTCAACGCGTTTTTCAGTCCAGGCGGTGCCATTCAAATCAGACGCAACCAAAGCCCGTCGAGTACCCGGAGGCTGTTTAGCCAGGGCTTCATCATCGAGTTCGCAAATCCCAAGGCCCTGCTGTATTTCTCGGCGATCCTGCCTCAGTTCATCGATGCGAATGCCCCGATACTCCTGCAAATTCTTATTATGGGCGCTACTACACTGGTCATCGATCTGATATCTTACACGTGCTACGCCTTTCTGGGTGATTTCCTCACGCGTGGCGGATTAAAGCGCTGGGTGATCGGCGCGGTTAACAAGTCCGCTGGCGCAGCATTGCTGTTTGCTGCATTCCGGATGGCAAGCGTTAGCGCAACCAGATAG
- a CDS encoding sugar phosphate isomerase/epimerase: MTGFSYQLYSSRNVPALSDTLTMLARLGYTAVEGYGGLFADRSAVDNLVASLGDSGLKMPTAHMDIDMVENQSDRVLKIARSVGIETVFVPFLLPEERPSSTVGWREFGKRLDAAGAPLRAAGLGFGWHNHDFEFCPVSTGEIPMDLILEAAPTLAWEADIAWIVRGGSDPLEWIEKHGNRIAAVHVKDIAAEGQNTDEDGWADVGDGTMDWPAIMKALRGKSVTHFIMEHDNPSDDKRFAERSLSAAKSF, from the coding sequence ATGACCGGATTTTCATATCAGTTGTACAGCTCCCGCAATGTCCCGGCTTTGAGCGACACTTTGACCATGCTGGCACGTCTGGGTTATACCGCAGTGGAGGGCTATGGCGGGTTATTTGCGGATCGTTCTGCCGTTGACAATCTGGTTGCCAGTCTGGGTGACAGCGGTCTGAAAATGCCAACTGCTCATATGGACATCGATATGGTGGAAAATCAGTCAGACCGGGTGCTGAAAATTGCCAGATCCGTCGGCATTGAAACTGTCTTTGTGCCGTTTTTGCTGCCCGAGGAGCGCCCGTCATCTACGGTTGGCTGGCGCGAGTTCGGCAAAAGGCTGGATGCAGCCGGTGCACCCTTGCGCGCTGCGGGCCTTGGCTTCGGCTGGCATAATCATGATTTTGAATTCTGCCCCGTCTCCACCGGGGAGATTCCGATGGATCTCATTCTTGAAGCCGCGCCAACGCTGGCATGGGAAGCAGATATTGCCTGGATTGTGCGCGGTGGAAGCGACCCGTTGGAATGGATTGAAAAGCATGGAAACCGGATTGCGGCGGTCCATGTCAAAGACATTGCGGCTGAGGGGCAAAATACCGACGAGGATGGCTGGGCGGATGTCGGTGACGGCACTATGGACTGGCCCGCCATTATGAAAGCCTTGCGCGGAAAATCAGTCACCCATTTCATCATGGAACATGATAATCCCAGCGACGACAAGCGATTTGCCGAGCGCTCGCTGAGTGCTGCCAAGAGTTTCTGA
- a CDS encoding Gfo/Idh/MocA family protein, whose translation MSVLGVGVIGCGNISTTYFSLAPLFRSIEIRACADINRTAAEARAAEYGLRADTIDALLQADDIDLIVNLTIPDAHYRITRQILEAGKHAYSEKPVVLSLAEGRMLQDIAAQKGLKVGSAPDTFLGGAHQQARAFIDSGAAGTITSGTAIVLSRGMEHWHPNPDFFFQPGAGPVLDLGPYYLANLINLIGPVKRVAALTSMASKTRTISSQPRAGETVPVDTPTNVHALLEFEEGATITMLSSWDVWAHRHFDMELYGTGGSLYVPDPNFFGGTVMAGGNNFSKVEPLPAWDHPFGKNNQQQDGEACANYRTAGLADMAVAIMQGRDHRCSLERALHAVDVMTSILKSGETGEFVAMTTTCSRPAALGVDEAHTLLKQDTHF comes from the coding sequence ATGAGCGTATTGGGAGTTGGAGTCATCGGCTGTGGAAACATTTCCACAACCTATTTTTCGCTGGCGCCGCTTTTCAGGAGTATCGAAATTCGGGCCTGTGCGGATATCAATAGGACGGCGGCAGAAGCCAGGGCAGCTGAATATGGCCTGCGCGCGGACACGATTGATGCGCTGCTGCAGGCCGATGATATTGATCTGATTGTCAATCTGACGATCCCGGATGCCCACTACCGTATCACCAGGCAAATTCTGGAAGCGGGCAAACATGCCTATTCGGAAAAGCCGGTGGTGCTCAGCCTCGCGGAAGGCAGAATGCTGCAGGATATCGCGGCACAGAAAGGCCTGAAGGTCGGCTCGGCCCCGGATACGTTTCTGGGCGGTGCACACCAGCAGGCTCGAGCCTTTATCGACAGTGGCGCGGCAGGAACGATTACCTCGGGCACCGCGATTGTTCTCAGCCGCGGTATGGAACACTGGCATCCCAATCCGGACTTCTTTTTCCAGCCCGGTGCCGGCCCGGTGCTGGATCTGGGACCTTATTATCTTGCCAATCTGATCAATCTGATCGGACCGGTGAAACGCGTCGCCGCGCTGACCTCCATGGCCTCAAAAACCCGGACGATTTCCAGCCAGCCGCGAGCCGGGGAAACGGTTCCGGTTGACACGCCGACCAATGTCCATGCGCTGCTGGAATTCGAGGAGGGCGCGACAATTACCATGCTGTCCAGCTGGGATGTCTGGGCACACCGGCATTTTGATATGGAATTATATGGCACCGGGGGCTCGCTCTATGTGCCCGATCCGAATTTCTTCGGCGGCACGGTGATGGCCGGCGGAAACAATTTTTCAAAGGTTGAGCCGCTGCCGGCTTGGGACCATCCTTTCGGCAAGAATAATCAGCAGCAGGATGGCGAAGCCTGTGCCAATTACCGGACAGCCGGACTGGCTGACATGGCCGTTGCCATTATGCAGGGAAGGGATCATCGCTGTTCGCTGGAGCGGGCGCTGCATGCAGTGGATGTGATGACCTCGATTCTCAAATCCGGCGAAACCGGCGAATTTGTCGCCATGACCACCACCTGCAGCAGACCTGCTGCTCTGGGCGTTGACGAAGCCCACACACTTTTGAAACAGGACACCCACTTTTGA
- the mgrA gene encoding L-glyceraldehyde 3-phosphate reductase, with protein sequence MNWHPNENRYDKMRYNRVGNSGLKISALSLGLWHNFGDDTPHTTKQAICRQALDSGITHFDLANNYGPPPGSAETAFGEILKDDFHGLRDELIISSKAGYLMWPGPYGEWGSRKYLIASCDQSLKRMGLDYVDIFYSHRFDPKTPLEETMGALDHIVRSGRALYAGISSYNSQRTREAAKILNDLGTPCLIHQPSYSMLNRWVEEDGLLNTLDDLGVGSIVFSPLAQGMLTDKYLGGVPDDSRAAQDKSLNPDFLNEKTLANIRALNEIAQSRGQTLAQMAIAWVLRGGRVSTALIGASRPQQVVDCVAALDNPEFSDEELARIDSHAKDADINLWAASAERKGPQRKK encoded by the coding sequence ATGAATTGGCATCCCAACGAAAACCGTTACGATAAAATGCGCTACAACCGTGTCGGCAACAGCGGTTTGAAAATTTCGGCGCTGTCACTGGGGCTGTGGCACAATTTTGGCGATGACACGCCGCACACCACCAAACAGGCTATCTGCCGTCAGGCGCTCGACAGCGGTATCACCCATTTTGATCTGGCCAATAATTACGGACCGCCTCCCGGATCGGCTGAAACTGCATTTGGTGAGATTCTGAAAGATGATTTTCACGGTCTGCGCGATGAGCTGATCATTTCTTCCAAGGCTGGATATCTGATGTGGCCCGGACCCTATGGCGAATGGGGCAGCCGCAAATATCTCATTGCCAGTTGTGACCAGAGCCTGAAACGTATGGGCCTCGATTATGTCGATATTTTTTATTCCCATCGTTTCGACCCAAAAACGCCGTTGGAAGAAACCATGGGCGCGCTGGATCATATTGTGCGCTCCGGCCGGGCGCTTTATGCCGGAATTTCCTCCTATAATTCCCAGCGCACACGGGAAGCGGCCAAAATCCTCAATGATCTTGGCACACCTTGCCTGATTCATCAGCCGAGCTATTCCATGCTCAATCGCTGGGTTGAGGAGGATGGATTGCTGAATACGCTGGACGATCTCGGGGTTGGCTCCATTGTGTTTTCTCCGCTGGCGCAGGGCATGCTGACCGACAAATATCTGGGCGGTGTTCCAGATGACAGCCGGGCGGCTCAGGATAAATCTCTCAACCCGGATTTTCTCAATGAGAAGACTCTGGCCAACATCCGTGCACTGAACGAGATCGCACAAAGCCGTGGCCAGACACTGGCACAGATGGCGATAGCCTGGGTTCTGCGCGGTGGCCGAGTCAGCACCGCGCTCATAGGTGCCAGCCGTCCCCAGCAGGTGGTGGATTGCGTTGCCGCGCTCGATAATCCTGAATTCAGCGATGAAGAGCTGGCCCGGATCGACAGCCACGCCAAGGATGCTGACATCAATCTGTGGGC